A stretch of the Pseudalkalibacillus hwajinpoensis genome encodes the following:
- the spoVAC gene encoding stage V sporulation protein AC: MKKSLNDREKYSQNIKEYQPKPPYFFNCIKAFVVGGFICMFGQGVQNFYINVFDFSKENAGNPTVATLILIAAILTAFGWYDKLGQFAGAGSAVPVTGFANSITSAALEHKSEGIVLGIATNMFKLAGSVIVFGVVAAYIVGMVRMIFKALI; the protein is encoded by the coding sequence ATGAAAAAATCATTAAACGATAGGGAAAAGTATAGTCAGAACATTAAAGAGTATCAGCCAAAGCCGCCGTATTTTTTCAACTGTATAAAAGCGTTTGTTGTAGGCGGATTTATTTGTATGTTCGGACAAGGTGTTCAGAATTTCTATATCAATGTCTTTGATTTTTCTAAAGAAAATGCTGGAAACCCGACTGTAGCCACTCTCATTTTGATCGCAGCTATATTAACGGCTTTCGGTTGGTATGACAAGCTTGGTCAATTTGCGGGAGCAGGTTCAGCTGTACCAGTTACAGGTTTCGCTAATTCGATTACTAGTGCTGCTCTCGAGCATAAAAGCGAAGGGATTGTACTTGGCATAGCAACCAATATGTTTAAACTTGCTGGATCAGTCATCGTGTTTGGCGTCGTTGCGGCTTACATTGTAGGAATGGTCAGAATGATTTTTAAAGCCCTGATATAA
- a CDS encoding stage V sporulation protein AB, which yields MNVQFVFVMLIGFAEGIAVGAGFVAFLSVLGIIPRLTQLSKTLHLIRFYEWGIIVGAVVASWLSLRNPTLGLPKFVVIPIGLGAGIFIGMLAAALTEVLNVLPILTKRIGFIDKILVLLMAIVLGKVFGSLFHWTIFVDGGIK from the coding sequence ATGAATGTTCAATTTGTCTTTGTGATGTTAATCGGATTTGCTGAAGGGATTGCGGTTGGGGCTGGATTTGTTGCATTTCTTTCAGTTCTTGGTATTATCCCTAGACTCACTCAATTGTCCAAAACGTTACACCTCATTCGTTTTTATGAATGGGGGATCATTGTAGGTGCTGTAGTGGCAAGTTGGTTATCGTTAAGAAATCCAACTCTGGGCCTGCCCAAATTTGTAGTGATCCCAATTGGACTTGGTGCAGGTATATTTATTGGGATGTTAGCAGCAGCATTAACAGAAGTACTAAATGTCCTGCCAATATTAACGAAACGGATTGGGTTTATAGATAAAATTTTGGTTTTACTAATGGCTATAGTACTTGGTAAAGTATTCGGATCATTGTTTCATTGGACAATTTTTGTGGATGGAGGGATCAAGTAA
- a CDS encoding stage V sporulation protein AA — MDSQIIYLRLRQKKKVPPNKKLLIGDIAQLIGEDSCCSKVENIHIYHVTKEDKNLVVIDVMKVIMSIHSEMENIEIQVVGPTQTIVEVQYPKKKLAPVYFVLIWFLLFIGAALAIMNFHEDVSMREVHQQIYKIVTGIDNPKPLLLQVPYSFGLGIGMVLFFNHLFKKRFNEEPSPLEVEMFNYQQDLDQYVIVHENEENGNSKP; from the coding sequence ATGGATAGTCAGATAATATATCTTCGACTTAGGCAAAAAAAGAAAGTGCCGCCTAATAAGAAACTATTGATTGGTGATATTGCTCAGCTCATAGGAGAAGATTCTTGCTGTAGTAAGGTGGAGAATATCCACATTTACCATGTGACGAAAGAAGATAAGAACTTAGTCGTAATTGATGTTATGAAAGTCATTATGTCAATCCATAGCGAAATGGAAAACATTGAGATTCAAGTAGTTGGTCCTACACAAACGATTGTAGAAGTTCAGTATCCAAAGAAGAAATTAGCACCCGTTTATTTTGTTCTTATCTGGTTTTTATTATTTATTGGTGCGGCCCTCGCTATTATGAATTTTCATGAAGACGTCAGTATGAGAGAGGTTCATCAGCAAATATATAAAATTGTGACTGGAATTGACAATCCAAAACCACTGCTTCTACAAGTACCATACTCATTTGGACTTGGAATTGGGATGGTCCTTTTCTTTAATCATCTTTTCAAAAAGCGGTTTAACGAAGAACCGAGCCCACTTGAAGTGGAAATGTTTAATTATCAACAGGACCTTGATCAATATGTAATCGTTCATGAGAACGAAGAAAACGGAAATTCGAAACCATGA
- the sigF gene encoding RNA polymerase sporulation sigma factor SigF, whose protein sequence is MDVEVRKGKQSQLKPDEVKELIKQSQNGDQGARDLIVQKNMRLVWSVVQRFLNRGYEADDLFQIGCIGLLKSVDKFDLSYDVKFSTYAVPMIIGEIQRFIRDDGTVKVSRSLKETGNKVRKAKDELSKTLGRTPTINEIAERIEVTSEEVVMAQEAVRAPTSIHETVYENDGDPITLLDQIADHTDSAWFDKLALKEALQYLDNRERLIVYLRYYKDQTQSEVAERLGISQVQVSRLEKKILKQIKEQMSK, encoded by the coding sequence ATGGACGTGGAGGTTAGAAAAGGGAAGCAGTCGCAACTGAAGCCTGATGAAGTGAAGGAATTGATTAAACAAAGCCAGAATGGGGACCAGGGAGCTAGAGACCTCATTGTTCAAAAGAATATGCGTCTCGTCTGGTCCGTTGTGCAGCGATTTCTAAATCGAGGGTATGAAGCGGATGACCTGTTTCAGATCGGTTGTATTGGTTTGTTAAAATCCGTGGATAAGTTCGATCTAAGTTACGATGTGAAATTCTCCACCTATGCGGTACCAATGATTATTGGGGAAATTCAGCGCTTCATTAGAGATGATGGAACAGTGAAAGTGAGTCGATCCCTTAAAGAAACTGGAAATAAAGTTAGGAAAGCGAAGGATGAGTTATCGAAAACGCTCGGCAGAACGCCCACAATTAATGAAATTGCAGAACGAATAGAAGTCACGTCGGAAGAAGTTGTCATGGCACAAGAAGCTGTAAGGGCACCAACTTCTATTCATGAAACGGTTTATGAAAATGATGGAGATCCCATTACTTTACTCGACCAAATTGCCGATCATACAGATAGTGCTTGGTTTGATAAATTAGCCCTTAAGGAAGCATTGCAGTATCTTGATAATCGTGAGAGACTAATCGTTTATTTAAGGTATTATAAAGATCAAACTCAGTCTGAAGTGGCAGAAAGACTTGGGATTTCTCAAGTTCAAGTATCGAGACTTGAAAAGAAAATATTAAAACAAATTAAAGAACAGATGAGCAAATAG
- the spoIIAB gene encoding anti-sigma F factor — translation MRNRMDIEFSALSQNESFARVTVAAFIAQLDPTVDELTEIKTVVSEAVTNAIIHGYEQNSEEKVYISVELNDDTVNLTIRDHGIGILDLEEARQPLFTTKPELERSGMGFTIMENFMDEVKVESASGQGTTIHLMKYLSKNKALCN, via the coding sequence ATGAGAAATCGTATGGATATCGAGTTCTCTGCGCTCAGTCAAAATGAATCATTTGCTCGTGTGACTGTAGCAGCTTTTATTGCGCAGCTCGATCCTACTGTTGATGAACTTACTGAAATCAAGACTGTTGTATCGGAAGCTGTTACAAATGCCATTATTCATGGATATGAGCAAAATTCTGAAGAGAAGGTTTACATTTCAGTCGAGTTAAATGACGACACGGTCAATTTAACAATTCGTGACCACGGAATCGGAATTCTTGACCTTGAGGAAGCAAGACAACCTTTGTTTACAACAAAGCCTGAACTAGAGCGATCAGGGATGGGCTTTACAATTATGGAGAATTTTATGGATGAGGTCAAAGTGGAGTCTGCAAGTGGCCAGGGTACGACCATTCACTTAATGAAGTATCTATCAAAAAATAAAGCGCTATGTAATTAA
- the spoIIAA gene encoding anti-sigma F factor antagonist translates to MSLSINLEVRHPVLLIRLDGELDHHTSEELRDRVDSIIEERKIEHIVLSLDGLSFMDSSGLGVILGRYNKVKSFGGEMVVCSISPPVKRLFEMSGLFKIVRLEADEQHALATLGVA, encoded by the coding sequence GTGAGTCTTTCGATCAATCTTGAAGTGCGCCATCCCGTTCTTTTGATTCGTCTTGATGGAGAGTTGGATCATCATACATCAGAAGAACTAAGAGACAGGGTAGATTCGATTATTGAAGAGCGTAAAATTGAACATATTGTGCTAAGTCTAGACGGTCTTTCATTCATGGATAGTTCAGGTCTCGGTGTTATTCTAGGGCGGTACAATAAAGTGAAGAGTTTTGGAGGAGAAATGGTCGTATGTTCAATCTCTCCACCTGTTAAGAGATTGTTTGAAATGTCAGGTCTCTTTAAAATTGTGAGGCTTGAGGCTGATGAGCAGCATGCCCTCGCTACTTTGGGGGTGGCATAA
- a CDS encoding D-alanyl-D-alanine carboxypeptidase family protein has product MKVVATALAFLLGVTLIVPSFAHAEEAKLKIAENSSSAILIERDTGEVLFEKDSDKKLPPASMTKIMTMILIMEAIESGKVSLDQKIRASEYAASMGGSQIFLEAGEEMTVNDMLKGIAIASGNDASVAMAEAIAGSEEEFVNSMNAKAKSMGLKNTHFVNPTGLPAEGHYSTANDMALMAKELLKYELITKYTGLYEDYLRQDTDKKFWLVNTNKLVKFYPGVDGLKTGFTSEAKYCLTATAKRDDMRVVAVVMGAPSPKVRNADITKLFDYAFSQYKTHKLFDRNNIVKEVKVNKGDQPTMSVVTSERVSVLLKKGQENGKITTSIKVNKNIETPVKKGEEVGELSVKIDGHVTATSPVIAAKDIQKASWWQLMKRTAAQFAKAPTQTVK; this is encoded by the coding sequence ATGAAAGTTGTTGCAACAGCGCTCGCCTTCTTGCTGGGAGTAACTCTTATTGTTCCTTCTTTTGCGCATGCAGAAGAAGCAAAGCTAAAAATCGCAGAGAATTCTTCTTCCGCTATTTTGATTGAGCGAGATACAGGTGAAGTATTGTTTGAAAAAGATAGTGATAAAAAGCTTCCTCCTGCAAGTATGACTAAAATCATGACAATGATCTTAATTATGGAAGCGATTGAAAGTGGAAAAGTAAGCCTCGATCAGAAAATTAGAGCAAGTGAATATGCTGCTTCGATGGGTGGTTCACAGATTTTTCTTGAGGCAGGGGAAGAAATGACAGTTAACGATATGTTAAAAGGTATCGCGATTGCTTCCGGTAATGATGCTTCGGTAGCAATGGCTGAAGCGATCGCTGGTTCGGAAGAAGAATTTGTTAATTCGATGAATGCAAAGGCAAAATCAATGGGGCTCAAAAACACTCATTTTGTAAATCCTACTGGATTACCTGCGGAGGGTCATTATTCCACTGCAAATGATATGGCCCTTATGGCTAAAGAGCTTCTTAAATATGAATTGATTACAAAATATACTGGATTATATGAAGACTACCTGAGGCAGGATACAGATAAGAAATTCTGGCTCGTTAACACTAATAAGCTTGTTAAATTTTATCCTGGTGTAGATGGATTGAAGACAGGATTTACAAGTGAAGCAAAGTATTGTCTTACGGCAACGGCGAAAAGAGATGACATGCGAGTGGTGGCTGTTGTAATGGGGGCTCCATCTCCAAAAGTACGTAATGCAGATATTACAAAACTGTTTGATTATGCATTTTCTCAATATAAAACACATAAATTATTCGATCGAAACAACATCGTGAAAGAAGTAAAGGTAAATAAAGGAGATCAACCTACCATGTCTGTTGTAACATCTGAGCGAGTTTCCGTTCTTCTTAAGAAAGGGCAAGAAAACGGTAAAATTACAACAAGCATCAAAGTCAATAAGAATATAGAAACACCTGTTAAGAAAGGGGAAGAGGTAGGTGAGTTGTCTGTGAAAATAGATGGTCATGTGACAGCTACATCTCCGGTTATTGCAGCCAAAGACATTCAAAAAGCTTCCTGGTGGCAGCTGATGAAACGAACAGCTGCGCAGTTCGCCAAAGCGCCTACTCAAACTGTCAAGTGA
- a CDS encoding pyrimidine-nucleoside phosphorylase encodes MRMVDVIQKKRNGNELTKEEINFFIEGYTKGDIPDYQASALMMAIYFNGMKSNETAMLTQAMVESGETIDLSAIEGHKVDKHSTGGVGDKTTFIVGPLVASVGVPVAKMSGRGLGHTGGTLDKLESIKGFHIEMTKEEFVNNVNTHKLSVAGQTGNLAPADKKLYALRDVTATVDSIPLIAGSIMSKKLASGADGIVLDVKTGSGAFMKKLEDSEALAKEMVNIGNNLGRNTVAVISDMSQPLGFEVGNANEVREACQVLQGENIEDLRLLSLELASHMTVIAGAFDDFETAYKTLEENLQNGKAFESFRTLVQAQGGDVSVIDDLSKLPQAKHDIEVSAQQDGYVTEIDAESVGVAAMYLGAGRATKDDQINHGVGITLKKKVGDKVEKGEALVVLHSDEEDVQNSIDKINEAYTLSKQAAEKPQLIYKVIN; translated from the coding sequence ATGAGAATGGTTGATGTTATTCAAAAAAAACGTAATGGAAATGAATTGACAAAAGAAGAAATTAATTTCTTTATTGAAGGATATACAAAGGGGGACATCCCTGATTATCAGGCGTCAGCTTTAATGATGGCGATTTATTTTAATGGGATGAAGTCAAATGAAACGGCTATGCTTACCCAAGCAATGGTAGAGTCAGGAGAAACAATCGATCTATCTGCTATAGAGGGTCATAAAGTGGACAAGCATTCAACTGGAGGAGTAGGTGATAAGACAACCTTTATCGTTGGTCCATTGGTTGCTTCTGTAGGTGTACCAGTTGCAAAAATGTCTGGTCGAGGTTTAGGTCATACCGGTGGAACTTTAGATAAGCTGGAGTCCATTAAAGGTTTCCACATTGAGATGACCAAAGAAGAATTTGTAAATAATGTGAACACACATAAACTTTCTGTAGCTGGTCAGACAGGGAACCTCGCTCCTGCAGATAAAAAATTATACGCGCTTCGTGATGTAACAGCTACTGTGGATTCCATTCCTTTAATCGCAGGATCTATCATGAGTAAAAAGCTTGCTTCTGGAGCAGATGGGATTGTTCTTGATGTCAAAACTGGATCCGGTGCTTTCATGAAGAAGCTTGAAGACTCAGAAGCTCTTGCTAAAGAAATGGTTAACATCGGAAACAACCTTGGACGGAACACTGTGGCAGTTATTAGTGATATGAGTCAGCCGCTTGGTTTTGAAGTAGGAAACGCAAATGAAGTACGAGAAGCTTGTCAGGTTCTTCAAGGAGAAAATATCGAGGATCTACGCCTACTTTCTCTAGAACTTGCTTCACATATGACAGTGATAGCTGGTGCTTTCGATGACTTTGAGACGGCGTATAAAACACTTGAAGAGAATCTTCAAAATGGAAAAGCGTTTGAATCATTTAGAACGCTCGTTCAAGCTCAAGGTGGAGATGTATCCGTCATTGATGATCTTTCTAAACTTCCACAGGCAAAGCATGATATTGAAGTTTCGGCACAGCAAGATGGGTATGTAACAGAAATTGATGCTGAATCTGTTGGTGTTGCTGCTATGTATCTTGGTGCAGGAAGAGCGACAAAAGACGATCAAATTAATCACGGTGTTGGGATTACGCTGAAGAAAAAAGTCGGCGATAAAGTGGAGAAAGGCGAAGCGCTAGTTGTTCTTCACAGTGATGAAGAAGACGTTCAGAACTCAATCGATAAAATTAATGAAGCGTATACTCTTTCTAAGCAAGCTGCTGAAAAGCCACAGTTGATTTATAAAGTTATTAACTAA
- a CDS encoding purine-nucleoside phosphorylase, whose translation MTVVKQEIQDASSYIQEKVEEFRPEIGLILGSGLGVLAEEIENPVQIPYSDIPNFPVSTVEGHAGQFVFGTLNGKKVAAMQGRFHFYEGYQMDKVTFPVRVMKELGINKVIVTNAAGGINEEFQPGDLMVISDHINNFGTNPLIGPNSNEFGPRFPDMSTAYSLELQHLALETAKDLGMKLQSGVYVGNTGPTYETPAEVRMLRTLGGDAVGMSTVPEVIIARHAGMDVLGISCISNMAAGILDQPLHHDEVIETTEKVKANFLLLVKTIVSKMG comes from the coding sequence ATGACTGTTGTTAAACAAGAAATACAGGATGCATCGTCTTATATTCAAGAAAAAGTGGAAGAGTTCCGACCAGAGATAGGTCTTATTCTTGGATCAGGTCTGGGAGTACTGGCTGAAGAAATCGAAAACCCAGTTCAAATACCTTATAGCGACATTCCGAACTTTCCGGTTTCCACTGTGGAAGGACATGCGGGTCAATTCGTATTCGGAACGTTAAACGGAAAAAAAGTTGCAGCGATGCAGGGTCGTTTTCATTTCTATGAAGGCTATCAAATGGATAAAGTTACATTTCCTGTGCGAGTGATGAAGGAACTAGGAATTAATAAAGTTATTGTGACTAACGCTGCAGGTGGTATCAATGAAGAGTTTCAACCGGGGGATTTAATGGTGATTTCCGATCATATTAATAACTTTGGTACAAATCCGTTAATTGGGCCTAATAGTAATGAGTTTGGACCTCGCTTTCCAGATATGTCTACTGCCTATTCTTTAGAACTTCAGCACTTAGCACTGGAGACGGCAAAGGACCTTGGAATGAAGCTTCAATCTGGTGTTTATGTAGGGAATACCGGTCCTACATATGAGACGCCAGCAGAAGTTAGAATGCTAAGAACGCTAGGTGGAGACGCCGTTGGAATGTCAACTGTACCAGAAGTTATCATTGCAAGACATGCGGGCATGGATGTACTTGGTATATCTTGTATTTCAAATATGGCTGCCGGAATTCTGGATCAACCACTTCACCATGACGAAGTGATTGAAACAACAGAGAAGGTAAAGGCAAACTTCCTTCTTTTAGTTAAAACAATTGTAAGTAAAATGGGTTAA
- the deoB gene encoding phosphopentomutase, with amino-acid sequence MTKRFKRVFLVVMDSVGIGEAPDADQFDDLGADTLGHIADHMNGLKMPNMEKLGLGNIRELNGVSKADKPMAHYTKMMEASNGKDTMTGHWEIMGLHIEQPFRTFPNGFPDDLISELESRTGRKIIGNKPASGTEILVELGEEHVKTGALIVYTSADSVLQIAAHEDVVPLDELYHICEIAREMTKAEEYMVGRVIARPFEGEAGNFKRTSNRHDYALKPFGHTVMNELKDNEKDVIAIGKISDIYDEEGVTKSLRTKSNMDGMDKLLETQQMQFEGISFLNLVDFDALFGHRRDPQGYGEALEEYDERLTEVLERMEEDDLLLITADHGNDPIHHGTDHTREYVPLLAYYKGIKEGTDLGIRKTFADIGATIADNFEVKLPEHGKSFLEKL; translated from the coding sequence ATGACAAAACGATTTAAGAGAGTATTTTTGGTTGTAATGGACTCGGTGGGTATTGGTGAGGCTCCTGATGCTGATCAATTTGACGACCTGGGCGCCGATACTCTAGGTCATATCGCAGATCATATGAATGGTTTGAAGATGCCGAATATGGAGAAGCTGGGTCTTGGCAACATTCGTGAACTTAATGGGGTTAGTAAAGCAGATAAGCCGATGGCTCATTATACAAAAATGATGGAAGCTTCGAATGGGAAAGACACGATGACTGGACATTGGGAAATTATGGGCCTTCATATAGAGCAGCCTTTTAGAACCTTCCCTAATGGATTTCCTGACGATCTCATCTCCGAGCTTGAAAGTAGAACAGGAAGAAAAATCATTGGAAATAAACCTGCTTCTGGGACAGAAATTCTTGTAGAACTTGGTGAGGAGCATGTGAAGACCGGCGCACTTATTGTCTATACTTCTGCAGATTCTGTTCTTCAAATTGCGGCCCATGAAGATGTTGTTCCATTGGATGAGCTTTATCATATTTGTGAGATTGCAAGAGAAATGACAAAAGCAGAAGAATATATGGTTGGACGAGTAATCGCTAGACCTTTTGAAGGTGAAGCTGGCAATTTTAAACGTACTTCTAATCGTCATGATTATGCGCTAAAACCTTTTGGTCATACAGTTATGAATGAATTAAAGGATAATGAGAAAGACGTTATTGCAATCGGAAAGATTTCAGATATTTATGACGAAGAAGGTGTAACAAAGTCTCTTCGTACGAAATCAAATATGGACGGCATGGATAAGTTGCTTGAAACTCAACAAATGCAGTTTGAGGGGATTAGCTTCTTAAATCTTGTTGATTTCGATGCGTTATTTGGCCACCGAAGAGATCCTCAAGGTTATGGTGAAGCATTAGAGGAATACGATGAAAGACTAACAGAAGTTCTAGAACGTATGGAAGAAGACGATTTATTACTGATTACTGCTGATCATGGTAATGATCCTATACATCACGGAACAGATCATACTCGTGAATATGTGCCGCTGCTTGCTTATTATAAGGGCATTAAAGAAGGTACTGACCTTGGAATTCGTAAAACATTTGCCGATATTGGAGCAACCATCGCCGATAATTTTGAAGTGAAGTTACCAGAACACGGCAAGAGTTTTCTAGAAAAGCTTTAG
- the xerD gene encoding site-specific tyrosine recombinase XerD translates to MEDQVQDFLHYLIVERSLSKNTLDAYRRDLAQYLKHIKENENISTLDEVRRVHIVNYLYTLRDSGKASTTIARNIASIRAFHQFLLREKAVDQDPSVHIETPKTERKLPKILSTTEVEQLLEAPDYSTPFGKRDRAMLEVLYATGLRVSELIDLKMEDVHLTMGFIRTIGKGNKERIVPLGKMARDALTIYLDEGRGQLMKKNKNEMLFLNHRGESLSRQGFWKILKKLALKANIVKPLTPHTLRHSFATHLLENGADLRAVQELLGHADISTTQIYTHVTKARLKDIYSTYHPRA, encoded by the coding sequence ATGGAAGATCAGGTACAGGATTTTTTGCACTATTTGATAGTTGAGCGGAGCCTGTCCAAAAATACTCTCGATGCATACAGGCGAGATCTCGCTCAATATCTAAAACACATAAAAGAAAATGAGAACATTTCCACTTTGGATGAAGTGCGACGTGTGCATATTGTTAATTATCTCTATACGCTAAGAGACAGTGGAAAAGCATCTACTACAATTGCTCGAAACATTGCTTCTATTCGTGCCTTTCATCAATTTTTACTTAGAGAAAAGGCAGTGGATCAAGATCCCTCTGTACATATTGAAACGCCAAAAACAGAGCGGAAACTACCTAAGATTTTGTCAACAACTGAAGTAGAGCAGCTGCTAGAGGCACCTGATTATTCGACTCCTTTTGGTAAACGCGATCGCGCTATGCTTGAAGTATTGTATGCAACAGGTTTGCGTGTGAGTGAACTCATTGATTTGAAAATGGAAGATGTTCATTTAACAATGGGTTTTATTCGAACGATTGGTAAGGGGAATAAAGAACGAATTGTGCCTCTAGGTAAGATGGCAAGAGATGCCTTAACCATTTATTTGGATGAAGGTAGAGGGCAATTAATGAAAAAGAATAAAAACGAAATGCTTTTCTTGAATCATCGTGGTGAAAGCCTATCGAGACAAGGTTTCTGGAAAATTCTTAAAAAGCTTGCATTGAAAGCTAACATTGTAAAACCTCTTACCCCCCATACACTAAGACATTCATTTGCAACACATTTACTTGAAAATGGAGCGGACCTTAGAGCAGTACAGGAGCTTCTCGGACATGCAGATATTTCAACAACACAGATCTATACACATGTAACTAAAGCGAGATTGAAGGATATTTATTCAACTTACCATCCAAGGGCCTAA
- a CDS encoding YqzK family protein, giving the protein MRRGLLLVLDTMKVFLLFTGCTLLFYFGILWVNQEYQNYHRYDVPQGKAVKVVQMESGIQHTFLERLNLFYQTGE; this is encoded by the coding sequence TTGAGAAGGGGTTTATTGCTTGTTTTAGATACAATGAAAGTTTTCTTACTGTTCACAGGTTGTACATTACTGTTTTACTTTGGCATTCTCTGGGTAAATCAAGAGTACCAGAATTATCATCGGTATGATGTGCCACAAGGAAAAGCAGTGAAAGTCGTTCAAATGGAATCGGGTATTCAACACACTTTCCTTGAAAGGCTCAATTTGTTTTACCAGACAGGTGAATAA
- a CDS encoding Fur family transcriptional regulator: MESRIDRIKKHLHSQSYKLTPQREATVRVLLENEEDHLSAEDVYLLVKEKSPEIGLATVYRTLELLAELKIVDKINFGDGVSRFDLRQEGAAHFHHHLVCIECGAVDEIQDDLLGDVEKVVENDWNFKIKDHRLTFHGICHRCQGQEDKEQPEQAVNHS; encoded by the coding sequence ATGGAAAGCAGAATCGATCGAATTAAGAAACATCTTCATTCTCAAAGCTATAAGTTAACGCCCCAGCGAGAAGCAACCGTGCGGGTACTTCTTGAGAACGAAGAAGACCATTTAAGCGCTGAAGATGTGTATCTTTTAGTAAAAGAAAAATCTCCTGAAATTGGATTAGCAACTGTATATCGAACGCTTGAGTTATTAGCTGAATTGAAAATCGTTGATAAAATTAATTTTGGTGACGGTGTTTCAAGGTTTGACCTCAGGCAAGAAGGCGCTGCCCATTTTCACCATCACTTGGTTTGTATTGAGTGTGGCGCAGTAGATGAAATACAAGATGATTTACTTGGTGATGTAGAAAAGGTAGTTGAGAATGATTGGAACTTTAAAATTAAAGATCATCGCCTTACATTTCATGGGATCTGTCACCGTTGTCAAGGACAGGAAGATAAAGAACAGCCGGAGCAAGCCGTTAATCATTCATAA
- the spoIIM gene encoding stage II sporulation protein M produces the protein MNRSRHLKQMISTHLSDHLSLYTFIAVLFLMGIVFGAVIVNSLSFTQKEDLAVYLGRFFGQVSDGQFATSSEMFHQSLTHYAKYIGLMWLLGLTIIGLPIVLIMLFLKGIVVGFTVGFLVNQMSWKGFLLAFVSVFPQNIIAVPAMVIVATASLTFSLRLMRQLFMKRRIEPILPPFLRFSGLVICALSFLCLAAWFEAYLSPGLIKAVVEMK, from the coding sequence ATGAATCGTAGCCGACATCTGAAGCAAATGATATCAACTCATCTATCAGATCATTTATCTCTCTACACATTTATTGCCGTATTGTTCCTCATGGGCATTGTATTCGGAGCCGTTATAGTCAATAGCCTAAGCTTCACTCAAAAAGAAGATCTTGCTGTATACTTGGGGCGTTTTTTTGGACAGGTATCAGATGGACAGTTCGCAACATCATCTGAAATGTTTCATCAAAGCTTAACTCATTATGCCAAATATATTGGTTTGATGTGGCTTCTAGGACTTACGATTATTGGTCTTCCAATTGTACTAATTATGCTCTTTCTAAAAGGGATAGTTGTTGGTTTTACAGTAGGTTTTCTTGTGAATCAAATGAGCTGGAAAGGCTTCTTATTGGCATTTGTTTCAGTCTTTCCACAGAATATTATAGCGGTACCCGCGATGGTGATCGTTGCAACGGCTTCTCTAACTTTTTCGCTTCGACTGATGAGGCAATTATTTATGAAACGCAGAATAGAACCGATTCTTCCTCCATTCTTAAGGTTTTCAGGACTAGTTATATGTGCGCTAAGTTTTCTTTGTCTAGCAGCATGGTTTGAAGCTTATTTATCACCAGGATTGATAAAGGCCGTAGTGGAAATGAAGTAA